Proteins co-encoded in one Candidatus Limnocylindrales bacterium genomic window:
- a CDS encoding glutathione S-transferase family protein, which produces MRKVHGVGASPFVRKVRVALAEKGLDYELEPVFPFGVSADFKKISPLGKIPVLQEDDYYLPDSSAILDYLDVAYPSKSLYPKDAKERGKAVFLEEYADGGISGKLTGVIFFQRIVGPRFLGQPTDEAAIQKAIDEDVPVVFDYLEGQLAGGKQYLVNGEMTVADIAVASQFVNLAHANFTVDKDRWPNLAAYVDRMMSRPSFANLITEEKALFGG; this is translated from the coding sequence ATGAGAAAAGTTCACGGAGTAGGAGCATCCCCGTTCGTCCGCAAAGTGCGCGTCGCACTCGCCGAAAAAGGCCTCGACTACGAGCTCGAGCCGGTCTTCCCGTTCGGCGTGAGCGCCGACTTCAAGAAGATCAGCCCGCTAGGAAAGATCCCCGTGCTGCAGGAGGACGACTACTACCTGCCGGACTCGTCGGCGATCCTCGACTACCTCGACGTCGCCTACCCCTCGAAATCCCTCTACCCGAAGGATGCCAAAGAGCGCGGCAAGGCGGTTTTTCTCGAGGAATACGCCGATGGCGGAATCTCGGGCAAGCTGACCGGCGTGATTTTCTTCCAGAGGATCGTCGGACCGCGGTTCCTCGGCCAGCCGACCGACGAGGCGGCCATACAAAAGGCCATCGACGAAGATGTTCCGGTTGTGTTCGACTACCTCGAAGGTCAGCTCGCCGGCGGCAAGCAGTACCTCGTCAACGGAGAAATGACCGTTGCCGATATCGCCGTGGCGAGTCAGTTCGTGAACCTCGCGCATGCGAATTTCACGGTAGACAAAGATCGCTGGCCGAACCTGGCCGCGTATGTCGACCGCATGATGTCGCGCCCGTCGTTCGCGAATCTGATCACCGAAGAGAAAGCGCTCTTCGGCGGCTGA